The sequence below is a genomic window from Nicotiana tomentosiformis chromosome 6, ASM39032v3, whole genome shotgun sequence.
TTTTGGAGaggaattaattttaaaaaatagtaaGTAATCTAATTCAAGGGGTGATTAGCACAAATAGGATACTTTTGTgccaaaattaatttttttacccGATAAAAGAAGTCAACACCAAAATTTTAAAGTATATTTTTACCACAAATCTTTATAGGTCATCAGAAATATTTTTGGCCTTGTGGGTGAAAAATCTGATGATCGTCAAAATCATTTTGGCGATCGTCAGAAGTATACTTAAAATTCTGGTGTAAGGctatttttctaaaatattttaACTGGATCAAAATATAAATGGTGGTTTTAAAAAGGTTCATCTAGTCAATTTCTTGCTAATTCAAGTAAATCAACCCGACCCATCACACAATACCCGTCAAGCCAAACCCGGGCGTTAGATCCAATAACTCAGTCAACAGCAGTCCAACAATCTCAGGCGAATCTAAACTCCAAAAACTTTCGCCGGGAAATCAAGATTCAACCTccaatttctctttttttttaattgctTTGCTCCATTATTCAACAATAGAGCTAAATTTAAAATATGGATGTTACATTAGCGACTATATTGTTGGGTATTTTGCTAGCTGTGCTCATTGTGATACCTCGACTCCGCAGTAAATCTGGTTAGCTTTTATCCAATTTTAACCTCTCTTTCAGTCCGTTTGACTTTGAATCTTTATGTTCAAAATTTGATGTTTGATTATTGTCATTTGTTGTTTTATTATACAGATCAGCCTAAAAAGGTTATCTCAAATGCTCAGGACCAGGTACCTTAGTTTATAGTTATGTAAAAACATATTTGGTTGTCTGATTTGGTCTATAAtgaattatttttgttcttcaattttAGGTAGTTTATGATTGATGCATTACTCAATTTAATCACTATGGTTGTAAAATAATAGTTGTAGTGATTCTTTTTGTGTGTCAAAAAAATCGATCTTGGGTCTAACTCAACTTCAAAAACCAACTTAAGCAATGAGGATTACCCAAGATTATATAAAAGAGATTGCGACTCATATACTATCTTGGATTCTAATATCCCCGGCATGCCCAAGATGGGACATCTAAAATGTAGAGAAAGATAACGTGGACGGCCCAACATTAGGGATAAATCtaactctgataccatgtttagAAAATGGATATTGGCTTACTCAATTTTCTAAAGCTAGGTCAAACGATAAGGATTGTCCAAGATCATATAAGAAAACTGAGACTACAGGCCATACAATTAACTAATTCGGGATTCTAACATTGTGAGAAGACAAAGACATAGAGACTGTTGTTAATGGTGTGACATCTCAAACTACTCCCGTTTATTTGCAAAACTGGATAAAACGCATGGATATATCACAAAAGTTGTGCGTTCCTTATGTATCAATTGTAGTACTTAGTTAACAATGTAGTTTACTCCTCATGTACTGGGTTTATCTCTATATAGATGATAAGTGATACACTGCTTGAACTGTTTTCTTTTCCCCTTTTCTTGATATACATGTTTTATTCCCTAAACCTTGTTTGTGGCGTTGGGGAGGTGGGGTGGGGTGGAATGTGTTTAAGAAAATGGTAAAGGACGGAAAGTCCTTTGAGAACAACAAATTGGGTGGCGGTGTTTGAAGCAATTATTCATTGTTTCCTGCTATCGTAGTATTTGCTAGGCAACTGCACAAAGCTTCATAACTGGCTGATCTAATAATCTTCTTTCCGTGCATATTGTTTGTGCACCAGCACTTGTATGATATCTTCATGTCTTtcaattttccttttttctcttattctgctgattccttttctttttcttttttttgggatGTGTTCTTTTTGAACTGAAGGCATTTAAAACATATAGCAAAGCTGAAGTTGCGCTGCATAACAAGAGGACTGACTGCTGGATCATTATCAAAGAAAAGGTTTTATTAGATTTCTCTACTTGACCACATAAAGTATTACTTACGCTTGTATTAACATTAACATTAACCTTTCCTTTTAATGTTAATTTCCTAAtatcttctcttctttgcttttTCTGTCTTTAGGTGTATGATGTTACCTCATATGTTGAAGAACATCCAGGGGGTGATGCCATCCTAGATCATGCTGGCGATGATTCAACTGAAGGTTTCTATGGGTAAGTATTGGTTTACTTGCTCTTTTTGTTTgtcctttaattttattttcacgGATATAGGTGACGAAAAGTATCCTCTTAACTATATATACTTGATCCTACTCCCTTTGTGGTTCTCAAGTTCCCTCCATTGCCTTATTTTTCATAAGTTTTATTCTTGGATTTTGTATTATCTAAGTAGTTGGATTCTATTAACCATACAAATTGCGGTCATGTTCATGTTCATGTTGCAGGCCACAACATGCTACACGGGTATTTGAAATGATTGATGACTTCTGCATCGGAGATCTGGAAAAATGATTACTTCCATGGATTGGTAGGAAAACGTTTATCCGATTACAATTCTTGGGGCTTGCCTATTCAAAACGAGGCGTCACTTTTGTCTATGGTCACCTGTTTCCATCTTCCGATACTCAATCTCCAGTGCTGACTTTCCCTATTTAAGTTTGTACTGTGGCCTTGTATTGTTAATCAGCTTTGCATGGATTTGAAACCCAATTTTGTCATGTCCGTTGGTGCATTCATTAATTGTTATTTCCAATTTCCCATGCCCTCATATGCCTTAGTCCCCTTCAAGTTTACAAAATAGTTGTTGCAAGAAGAATCCATGCTGAGTGAGAGTTGAACTTTCTTTTGTCAAGAGTTCATTGCAATGGAGAATCCACAAGGAAATGACAAAAATCATTTTTAAACTGTCGTCGTGCACTTGGAAAGATAAGTTTGCTACACTGGCTCTACTTCTCATCCCAGATTCATTAAAACATCTGCTTATAATAAGATGCAACACCTATGTCGAGTGCAGACTTGGGATATGGTCAAACCTTGATATTTGCCCCCATTTGGTAGGTTTGTTGCAAAAACAATTTGGTTCAAGACTATGAGCTTTGCCATAGAATAAGGTAGGCAACTTACAACCTATACACTTATTGGGGAAACTTAGCTTGAAATAGGTTAAGCAAGCAATTATCAATTCATTTCGGCCACCAACGCAAGCCAAATTCATGCCCTTTCTTCTCTGGATCAATCTGAAAATCCAATCTTCTTTTCAAGCTTCTACTAACATAATCCCCTAAAGTTTCCTATAATATTACCACTGGTAATTTAACATTCGTGAGGTGTTATTTACATTCGTGAGGTGTTGTTTATCAAGAAGCTTAGCTTCCGTATTTTTATATGCAGCAGGTAGAATCAGAATCGAACTTGTTTCTTTGATTCAGATTGGCTTGCAtatttacaaaaataaatatatatgtcAAAGAAACATGTTAAGCTAATCTCGAGATGAACATAAAATTACAATTACAAAAACCAGCCCTAGCATGGGAGGTCTGTATGTGAAGAATGAAATGAATTTAATAGCCAGAACAAAAAGATCGTACACTTGCCGCCATCTAATTGGTCAACCACCCAAATACAATCATTGGAACATGTTAAGCTAACATTGAAATGGACATCAGATTACAAATTACAAAAACCAGCCCAAGCATGGTAAGGCCTGAGTGTGAAGAATGAAGTGATGAATTTAATAGCCAGAAACAATAAACCTTACACTTACAACCTATACCAATGAAGTGCCCTTAAATCAAGGATaaataatccaaaaaaaaaaaaaaaaaaatcggccCTGCAATTCCTTGGTCACTACCACCAAGGGAGCAAAAGAATCACATAATTTACCACTGTTAGGATCTTATCTAAACTTCATATTTCTTCGGTTGGCGCCACTGAGCTAGAGTTCTAGATAAAGAACTAATAATAGCAACCTTAGGTGTTGATCCATTCTTCCCAAGCAAATCTTTTCCTGCCAAATCTGTAATTTTAGGAACCAAATGTTTGTGTCTGTCGATCTGCAAAAAAGGGATCGATGATGGcctcaattattattattattattattattattattattattattattattattccataTGTTTAACCCAAATAGACCAATTCAGACACCGGAAACGGGTTTGATTTTCTCCACTAGAATATCAACATAAACATGAGATACTACTCAACAGACAATGGGAGTAAAACTGAATATCaaaaaatcaatcaatcaatGAACCATGCCTCAATCCTAGGTTAGTTGCATTCTCTGAGCTAGATAACATAAATAAGTATGCCTTAATCCCAAGAAAAGAGTGGGTCGGTTGTATGAATCTTCATTGTCCACATCGCTCCACTTAAACTCATGTCAGTTCAATattgtaaaaaaataaaattaataataaaaataaaagtatagaataataaaaataaaaagtatcaaatataaaaactaaaaagtaaataTGTGAAAAGATGAGTATCTTAACCAGGCAATAGGTGAAGTAGTCTAACATAAGATAATTTCAAACCTATCTAGATACCCTTAGGTACCTCATGTGGGGACGTTATAATGTGAGACATTACATGACTCAACACCCTTCTCCACTTGTAACAGGATTTTGGAATTCACACGAATTTTTAATACATACTAGTGTGAGAATGGATTTACTAAAGATTGATTATAATACCATGTGAAAGATTCCGAGCATCTAACCTAAAACCTTAAAAGTAATGGTTGATAGTCCAACTCAAGACCTTTTAAACCCCTACAGATATCTTTATTACACCCAATATGGGATGTTATATaattcaagaaaaagaaaataaaattgacTAAGTGGAAGTTTCTTTTTCCTGAtcctataaaaataaaaaggactATTTCCTTTTGGCGCAATAGAAaaaaatttctcttttctgcatctagcttttcttttccttttctttcaagTAATTAACCAGAGGGATAAAGCAAATTCCGTATCCTAGACAAGCAGATGATATGAAAGAATATAATGCTTTGAAATCAGGTGTCTTAAGAAGGCGTACCTTGTATATCTTCCCATCCTTCAAATGATACCGGATACCAGACCAATTGATGGACTGAGAAAAATGAGAACGCATCGCAGACAGTGGGTATAAGAAATTATCTACCAGCATTGCAATGAATACCTGCTCGACAAAACATCAAAGTGATCAAAAGCTACAAAAAAAAGGACCATACAGGGAATTCATACCCAATCTAGATCATTTTTTAAACCACCGTGGTCCGTGATTTTTTTAAAGGTAAAAGTAAAACCACCTTGGTCCATGTTACTCCTCAATTCCAAACTAGTTGGGCTTGACTATATGAATCCTCTTTTTTTCAATATATAAaaatcaaataaatatcttaagaAAAACATTTTAACTTCTCATGGTTGTCTGATTCATGTGAAAATGCATCCACTTTTTAATCTTATAATTGTTTGCAAGAATACGGTCAGCACAAATGTTGTAGTCAAAGAAGATCAGACCATAAAAAGAAAAGCTGGAAGAGGAAATGAACTGTTCAGCCTGTGAGCAAAGTTATAATGGACTTACAAGGCACCAGTTATAAGAAGCAAGTGATAGTTGAGGTGCCTCGGGAGACAACATATTGCACAAGTGAACTTCAATTCTTGTCAAATTCCACATGGAAAGGAGTTCAATCAGGGTGCATATGGCAAGGCATCCAGCAAGTAACAACCCTAACAAAGTACAAAAAACATATGCAACTTAAAAGAGGATGAAATATGCAACCCAATAAGCAATAGCTAGAAAACATGTGACCAgttcccccaaaaaaaaaaaggttactGTAGCATAATCagatttttcaagaaaaattAAGAGACATTTAACATTTCAAGAAGACCTCACAAATCCAGaaaatgaaagtagcagaaatgagtatgttgaggtggatgtgcgggcacacgaGCATGGATAAAATTAGGAATGACGATATACGGGAGAAGggggcgtggctcccattgatgacaagatgcggaaaGCGAGGCTCAAATGGTTCGGGCATgtacagaggagaagcccagatgcacCAGTGaagaggtgtgagcggctggctcTGGAATGCTTGAGAAGAGGTGGGggggcctaagaagtattggggagaggtgatcaggcagcaTATGGTGCGACTTCAGATttggacatggcccttgatagaaagttgtggaggtcgagtacTAAGTTTGTAGGTAGGGTCATAACTAtgtgaggctagtctgatagTATTTTTATCTTAGACTGCTAGTGGTTAATGTTGTGTTCTCACTACTCTTTCATTTTATAGTGTCGGGCCTATTTACAGGTTAACGCTATTgttttcatctattttctggcTTTTATGTTGCTGTTATTGTTCCCTTTGGTTTCTGTTGATGAAactgatatattgtctcttcTCGTTTTCTTGAGCCgggggtctttcggaaacagtctctctacccctcggggtaggggtaaggtttgcgtacacactgggtcgttgttgttgttaacATTTCAAGAAGCATCGCCCACCCCAAAAAAGATCTTGCAATTCCCAACTACTTGGAATTGCACAATGCCTAGATTCAGAATCAATATCAGCACGACAATAAAAAACGATGCACATGACAAGGTTTCCAGCAAGAAACAGTTCTCCAGAAAAAGCATGTGTTATCTAAACGGCTAGCATAAAGCATTCTACGTGTATTCACACAACCATAGTGTGCTCACCATTACATGTCAAGACTGTATCATCAGGAGAGTATCCTTTAAAGTAATATCTCAGTGCTGCTGCCACATGAATCCCAGCCATGAAGTATGGAGTTACAAAACCCCAAGACAGATAGCAGTGGGTTGTAAATAAAGCCCGATTCATGATCCAGTTAACCTTTGTTGTATATGACTCCAGTACAAACGTTTGCTTCCTCAAATAATTCCAGTACCTACACATAACCACAAGAAAGTACAAGGTGAGCCAACAACAATCAGTTATCATAATTTATCTCAATATTAAATCAAAGAGTTTGATCTATTTTTCACAGACCTAGGGAAGGTAAGATCGCTTGCAAGAGGATgtggaaagactgcaactggtgGTGATGTAATAAGCCTCTTGTGTTCCTCTACAAAAAATAACAAAAGCATAATATTAAGAACCTAAAGCTTCCACGCCAAAAGCAAGGTTTTGCAAAGAACAAAGTAAGTAAAGTACTATGTCTCAGAATTAGTCCCCAGAACATCCTAAAGCTAAATAAGAGGTATCAAAGTACAGTGATAAGTCGCTAAGAGGGTCATTATCGCATATATCCGGGAGAGATATATAATCAcccaaaataccatatcaaaacAATTACTGCAACAAAAAATTCATACAACTACTTAAATTATGCATGTCCCCAGAAATTTCTTCCACTGTCAAGTATATCACTACATAAAGAGGAGAAATACAAAAGTTCAGAGGAGAAGAGGAGATCTTTGCATGTTTGTGAGTGAAGAGATGCATAGTATGGTCAATTCGTAAAAAGTAGATAGTTGCAGAATAAGACAAAAACTAGAAACTCAGTATCCTTGGAATTTAGCTCTCCCAACTACACCAAAGGGGGTTATGCACCAGCTGCAATCCCACTCTTGTGCAGTAACATTTAGGGGTGAGCAACTGGAGGTAAACTTTACCAGCTATAGCTGCTAGAGTCATGTCATCTGAGTAGCCACCATCTCGAAGCGCTGACACTACACCATGGCGGTTGGTTCGAAAATCGTCTGCATGCATCTGGAATTAAAAAGGTATAGAATATTTTGTAACGAGATGCAATATATAAGTAACAAGCTTGACAAGTAGGGAACATTGCTATACTCATGAAACATGGAACATATTCAATGGTAACAACTAACCATCATGCATCCTCCCCAGAGGAAGAATGTTTTTCCACCAGTAGCAAATCCCATGGAACATGGCTGTAAATAAATGGCAATGAACCAATACGAAACAGAGTCAGCAAAGTGTTAAACAAAGTTAATATAGGACCTTTATAAAGCAAATGGATTTACACTAAAGACACACCAAGGACACACAGACACATCAGCCGGGGACACATCACCCGAATTCTTATAGGAAGCTCAAAAATTGTTATAGTTAAAGGAGAAGATTCAAGTCAACCAGGAATCAGCATTTAAGAGCTGGAGTGCATTCCCTTTCCCATGTAAGATataaaaacaaaaccaaaaaatgCCTCACAAAAAGTACCAATTCAGTGTGCAGTTAAAACAGGAGATCTAGTGCGTCCCTCACTCCCTCTGATTTCAATTTAAATTAATATAAGAAGAGTGCAAATTACATAATTTAAAGCAATCATGGAAAATTTGTGTAAgcaataaagttttaaatatagCTTTATTTAAGATGAAAGAATATTATCAAAAAATGAAAACTTCAACCAAGATGTCAAATTAAAAATCAATAGCAGAACAAACAAAGTACGAGTCAACACCTTTCAATTAGTGAAAACAAATGACTATGACCAATATTTGATAGGCAAGCTTACTCAAAAATCTCCCACCACATTGCAGAGATGACGCATTGGAAGTAGAAGCAAAAACCAAAAAGGAACTTGACAGACATCGTGCACAAATGAAAATAGAGATATGGGCATAAATGACATACCATGTGATACTCATAAATGCAGTAACTTCCCAAAGTTCCAGATGGTAAATCGAGAGGATATCCTGTTTGAATAAAGATCTGGCAAGCATACAGACAAAATACTACATTTCTCCGGTGTTATAGGTAAAATGAACATTTGATTAGTGAGCTGGCATACTGTGCCAAAGCATAAAGTTGCTTCAGGATTTAGAAGATATTACCGCTGAATTCTTTTCCATTTCAGTAGTAAGGGCTCCAATTGATCCAGGGTGCAATCTAACATCATCATCAAGGAATAAGACATACTTGGTGTCTTTATGCATTTTCTCCACCCCAACCTACAAAAAGCACCATTATTCAGGTAAGGAACACCAGCGAAGCATAGTTCATAAAATAAACTATTTACAGCGACCACCTAAATAATGCATTTCAATTAACAGATGCCACATTCATTCCAGTCTAATCCCTCTTCTTCAAAATCCTTACACCCATCAGTTACATCGAGTGGGTTATATAAGCTCAAACAAGATCTGACTGCAATCTGACTCTTCTAAGGGACAATGGTTCAAATTGGTTTGTCCCCAAACAAAGAACTGAAGAAGCGTAATTTGGAAACTGGagatgaagagagagagagagagagagagagagagagagaggggggaggggggggggagaatCAGAGAGAAATAGGATGGATTTCATGTGGGTAGATGACTTCTTTCTTTACTTTAGAAGTCTAGGGACAGTTGAAATAGAAAGAGAAATTCATGTACTTGCTTTGTGGCCTTCCCTTGCATCAGTCTGTTATGCCTACCATTAAATGCTTTCAATTTTTCAAGAGTTTTCATACATTTCATGCTCACAGTAAAAAGCATAAGAAATTTAAGagatattttgaattatttaagcTGAAATTCAAGGAAATTCTCTTAATGATAATTTTACAGTATCCTCTCTTACTAACTCATGCACCAACAAGAAAAGCACAACATTAAACTCTGATAATACAAATTGCTCCATCTAGGAAAAGTAAAGAATGGTAAATCCTGTAACCATGCAATTCTAAAAGAGATAGGCCTTGGTTTCTCTCATCAACATAAAGAAGACGGACTAAAAAAAGGAATCATGATACATACCAATTGATTGTGAATCTTCTGACTACAAGTTGTTGACAGGCCGGCTACAATAACTTTAGCATCAACATCCTGTGTGCAGAACACAAAACAAATGAAGAGTTTAAGAATTGCAACACATATATGCAATGGGAGCATGAATAGGCACCCAGAATGATAAAAATTCTAACTACATGACATAGAAAATGCCATATCAAGGATATAATTGAGGTAAATACTTTCATCCTTCAAATAATAGTGAACATCTTTCTTTTTGGGTAAGGCATAAGATTTGTTAAACATCCCACATTGA
It includes:
- the LOC104119610 gene encoding cytochrome B5-like protein, producing the protein MDVTLATILLGILLAVLIVIPRLRSKSDQPKKVISNAQDQAFKTYSKAEVALHNKRTDCWIIIKEKVYDVTSYVEEHPGGDAILDHAGDDSTEGFYGPQHATRVFEMIDDFCIGDLEK
- the LOC104119609 gene encoding uncharacterized protein isoform X1, translating into MLPLDSFDEFLFSASRALCSPLAIFIQIQGCLICLILALGWALAAYVRGREIRRMKDSMRCGNSFAFLTKDINDLEHSNQVNLPPVSVVMPLKGFGEHNLHNWRSQITSLYGGPLEFLFVVESTADPAYHAVKRLLADFKDVDAKVIVAGLSTTCSQKIHNQLVGVEKMHKDTKYVLFLDDDVRLHPGSIGALTTEMEKNSAIFIQTGYPLDLPSGTLGSYCIYEYHMPCSMGFATGGKTFFLWGGCMMMHADDFRTNRHGVVSALRDGGYSDDMTLAAIAEEHKRLITSPPVAVFPHPLASDLTFPRYWNYLRKQTFVLESYTTKVNWIMNRALFTTHCYLSWGFVTPYFMAGIHVAAALRYYFKGYSPDDTVLTCNGLLLAGCLAICTLIELLSMWNLTRIEVHLCNMLSPEAPQLSLASYNWCLVFIAMLVDNFLYPLSAMRSHFSQSINWSGIRYHLKDGKIYKIDRHKHLVPKITDLAGKDLLGKNGSTPKVAIISSLSRTLAQWRQPKKYEV
- the LOC104119609 gene encoding uncharacterized protein isoform X3, with translation MKDSMRCGNSFAFLTKDINDLEHSNQVNLPPVSVVMPLKGFGEHNLHNWRSQITSLYGGPLEFLFVVESTADPAYHAVKRLLADFKDVDAKVIVAGLSTTCSQKIHNQLVGVEKMHKDTKYVLFLDDDVRLHPGSIGALTTEMEKNSAIFIQTGYPLDLPSGTLGSYCIYEYHMPCSMGFATGGKTFFLWGGCMMMHADDFRTNRHGVVSALRDGGYSDDMTLAAIAEEHKRLITSPPVAVFPHPLASDLTFPRYWNYLRKQTFVLESYTTKVNWIMNRALFTTHCYLSWGFVTPYFMAGIHVAAALRYYFKGYSPDDTVLTCNGLLLAGCLAICTLIELLSMWNLTRIEVHLCNMLSPEAPQLSLASYNWCLVFIAMLVDNFLYPLSAMRSHFSQSINWSGIRYHLKDGKIYKIDRHKHLVPKITDLAGKDLLGKNGSTPKVAIISSLSRTLAQWRQPKKYEV
- the LOC104119609 gene encoding uncharacterized protein isoform X2, coding for MGCLICLILALGWALAAYVRGREIRRMKDSMRCGNSFAFLTKDINDLEHSNQVNLPPVSVVMPLKGFGEHNLHNWRSQITSLYGGPLEFLFVVESTADPAYHAVKRLLADFKDVDAKVIVAGLSTTCSQKIHNQLVGVEKMHKDTKYVLFLDDDVRLHPGSIGALTTEMEKNSAIFIQTGYPLDLPSGTLGSYCIYEYHMPCSMGFATGGKTFFLWGGCMMMHADDFRTNRHGVVSALRDGGYSDDMTLAAIAEEHKRLITSPPVAVFPHPLASDLTFPRYWNYLRKQTFVLESYTTKVNWIMNRALFTTHCYLSWGFVTPYFMAGIHVAAALRYYFKGYSPDDTVLTCNGLLLAGCLAICTLIELLSMWNLTRIEVHLCNMLSPEAPQLSLASYNWCLVFIAMLVDNFLYPLSAMRSHFSQSINWSGIRYHLKDGKIYKIDRHKHLVPKITDLAGKDLLGKNGSTPKVAIISSLSRTLAQWRQPKKYEV